A window of bacterium genomic DNA:
ACTCCGGCAGCGGTGGCAGGCGCACGGCGTGCGCTATTACGCCGAGCCCGCGTTCCTGTTCGACGAATAGACGATGAGCGTCGCGCGCGGGATCGAAGCCGGGACGTCGCTCCTCGACCGGATCGGCAACACGCCGCTGCTGCGGCTCGAGCGCGTGACGCGCGGGCTCCCACCGGCGGTCGACGTGTTCGTGAAGGCGGAGTGGTTCAACCCGGGCGGCTCCATCAAAGACCGCCCTGTGTTGAGAATGCTCTCCGACGCCGAGCGGGACGGCCGTCTGCGCCCCGGAATCACGATCCTCGACTCCACTTCCGGGAACGCCGGCATCGCGTATGCGATGGTGGGCGCCGTGAAGGGCTATCCGGTGGAACTGGTCATGCCGGCGAGCGCGAGCGAGGAGCGCAAGCGCATCATCGCCGCCTACGGCGCCCGCATGGTGTTCTCCGACCCCCTGGAGGGCAGCGACGGCGCGATCTTGCGCGCGCGGGAGATCCACGCCCGCGCGCCGGAGCGGTACTTCAAGCCTGACCAGTACAACAACCCTTCCAACCCGCTCGCGCACTACGACACGACCGCGGTCGAGATCCTCGAGCAGACCGCGGGGCGTGTCACCCACTTTGTCGCGGGCCTCGGTACGACCGGGACG
This region includes:
- a CDS encoding cysteine synthase codes for the protein MSVARGIEAGTSLLDRIGNTPLLRLERVTRGLPPAVDVFVKAEWFNPGGSIKDRPVLRMLSDAERDGRLRPGITILDSTSGNAGIAYAMVGAVKGYPVELVMPASASEERKRIIAAYGARMVFSDPLEGSDGAILRAREIHARAPERYFKPDQYNNPSNPLAHYDTTAVEILEQTAGRVTHFVAGLGTTGTVVGAGRRLHEADPKIRVVAVEPDAPLHGLEGLKHIASSIVPGIYDPSVHDEKIAVTTEAGYAMARRLAREEGMLVGESAGAAVEAALHVAAGLRRGVVVVIAPDGGERYFSTALWRDLVS